One window of Desulfosoma sp. genomic DNA carries:
- the groL gene encoding chaperonin GroEL (60 kDa chaperone family; promotes refolding of misfolded polypeptides especially under stressful conditions; forms two stacked rings of heptamers to form a barrel-shaped 14mer; ends can be capped by GroES; misfolded proteins enter the barrel where they are refolded when GroES binds) has product MAAKEIKYYGEARSKILKGVDILADAVKVTLGPKGRNVVIEKTFGSPTVTKDGVTVAKEIELEDKFLNMGAQMVKEVASKTSDVAGDGTTTATILAQAIAHEGFKLVAAGHNPMALKRGIEKAVAKAVEALKEMSKPTKDQREIAQVGTISANNDATIGDIIAEAMNKVGKEGVITVEEAKGMETTLDVVEGMQFDRGYISPYFVTDPEKMEVILEDAYILCHEKKISGMKDLLPILEQIAKMGKPLLIIAEDVEGEALATLVVNKLRGTLKVCAVKAPGFGDRRKAMLQDIAILTGGQVVSEDLGVKLENVTLKDLGSAKRVVVDKDNTTIVDGAGSKEAIEARVKQIRVQIEETTSDYDREKLQERLAKLVGGVAVIRVGAATETEMKEKKARVEDALNATRAAVEEGIVPGGGVALLRCQKALEDLKLEGEEKFGLDIVRKALEAPLRQIADNAGHEGSVVVERVREGEGAFGFNAEKEIYEDLIAAGVIDPTKVVRFALQNAASVASLLLTTEAMIAEKPKEKKESPTPPMDDMY; this is encoded by the coding sequence ATGGCAGCGAAGGAAATCAAATACTACGGTGAAGCCCGTTCCAAGATTTTAAAGGGCGTTGACATCTTGGCCGATGCGGTCAAGGTGACTTTGGGTCCCAAGGGCCGTAATGTGGTCATTGAGAAAACCTTTGGATCGCCCACGGTAACGAAGGATGGTGTCACGGTCGCCAAGGAAATCGAGCTTGAGGACAAGTTCCTCAACATGGGCGCGCAAATGGTCAAAGAAGTGGCCAGCAAGACCAGTGATGTGGCGGGAGATGGTACCACCACGGCCACCATTTTGGCGCAGGCCATTGCGCATGAAGGTTTCAAGTTGGTGGCGGCCGGCCATAATCCCATGGCTTTAAAGCGCGGCATTGAAAAGGCGGTGGCCAAAGCCGTTGAGGCCCTCAAGGAAATGAGCAAGCCCACCAAGGACCAGAGGGAAATCGCTCAGGTAGGGACCATTTCCGCCAACAATGACGCCACCATCGGAGACATCATTGCCGAAGCCATGAACAAGGTCGGCAAAGAAGGTGTCATCACGGTGGAAGAAGCCAAGGGCATGGAAACCACTCTGGATGTGGTGGAAGGTATGCAGTTCGACCGGGGCTATATTTCCCCGTACTTTGTCACCGATCCCGAAAAGATGGAAGTGATCCTGGAAGATGCTTACATCCTCTGCCATGAAAAGAAGATCAGCGGCATGAAGGATTTGCTGCCCATTCTGGAGCAGATCGCCAAGATGGGCAAGCCGCTGCTCATTATTGCCGAGGATGTGGAAGGCGAAGCCCTGGCCACCTTGGTGGTGAACAAACTGCGCGGCACCTTAAAGGTATGCGCCGTGAAGGCTCCAGGCTTTGGGGATCGTCGCAAGGCCATGTTGCAGGACATTGCCATTTTGACCGGCGGTCAGGTGGTGTCCGAAGACCTGGGCGTCAAGTTGGAAAATGTGACCTTGAAGGATTTGGGATCCGCCAAACGTGTGGTGGTGGACAAAGACAACACCACGATTGTGGATGGGGCTGGATCCAAGGAAGCTATCGAGGCGCGGGTCAAGCAGATCCGTGTGCAGATCGAAGAAACCACCAGCGATTATGATCGCGAAAAACTCCAGGAACGCTTGGCCAAGCTGGTGGGTGGCGTGGCCGTGATTCGTGTGGGGGCGGCTACGGAAACGGAGATGAAGGAAAAGAAGGCCCGTGTGGAAGACGCTCTGAACGCCACCCGCGCCGCCGTGGAAGAAGGCATCGTGCCGGGTGGTGGTGTGGCCTTGCTGCGCTGCCAAAAGGCCTTGGAAGATCTGAAGCTCGAGGGTGAGGAAAAATTCGGCCTGGACATCGTGCGCAAGGCTTTGGAGGCGCCGTTGCGCCAGATTGCCGACAATGCCGGCCATGAAGGTTCCGTGGTGGTGGAAAGGGTGCGCGAAGGTGAAGGAGCCTTTGGCTTCAATGCAGAAAAAGAAATTTATGAAGACCTGATTGCAGCCGGGGTTATCGATCCCACCAAAGTGGTGCGTTTTGCTCTGCAAAATGCCGCCAGCGTCGCGTCCCTGCTGCTCACCACCGAAGCGATGATCGCCGAAAAACCCAAGGAAAAGAAGGAAAGCCCGACCCCGCCCATGGATGACATGTATTAA
- the mraY gene encoding phospho-N-acetylmuramoyl-pentapeptide-transferase has product MIYELANAILESWQVFSFLRLINYLTFRAIMAALTGAAFVFVFSRPFILHMHRKGFQDQHRETGLATHDKSGTPTMGGVLIVGAVVFSMGLWGNWRNPFLQWPMLAMLWHALMGFADDYRKIVKKSGNRGLSERTKLALQSLFSGGFAWIMVGPLSPVGQDMAVRLYVPFVKVPLFTLHPLVYALFIFLFVIFVSNAVNITDGLDGLAITPSLFVMGVLGVFAYVQGNTIYSAYLFYPYLKGVGELTVFGAAFIGAGLGFLWYNAYPAQIFMGDTGSLAIGGTMAVVSVLLKQEFLFPILGGLFVAEALSSQIQDKIGVRWLGRRIFYRAPLHHDLQHRGIAETKVVIRLWIISGLLALVALATLKIR; this is encoded by the coding sequence ATGATTTACGAACTGGCTAATGCGATTCTGGAATCATGGCAGGTCTTTTCCTTTTTAAGGCTGATCAATTACCTTACCTTTCGGGCGATCATGGCGGCCCTGACCGGAGCGGCTTTCGTGTTCGTTTTCAGCCGACCTTTTATCCTGCACATGCATAGAAAGGGTTTTCAGGATCAGCATCGGGAAACGGGCCTGGCCACTCACGACAAGAGCGGTACGCCCACCATGGGCGGCGTCTTGATTGTGGGGGCCGTGGTCTTTTCCATGGGCCTATGGGGTAATTGGCGGAATCCTTTTCTGCAATGGCCTATGCTGGCCATGCTCTGGCATGCTCTCATGGGTTTTGCCGATGATTACCGAAAAATCGTCAAAAAAAGCGGAAACAGAGGATTATCGGAGCGCACGAAACTGGCGTTGCAGAGCCTTTTCAGTGGAGGTTTCGCTTGGATCATGGTCGGTCCCCTATCTCCCGTGGGACAGGACATGGCTGTGCGCCTCTATGTTCCTTTTGTCAAGGTTCCTCTCTTCACCCTGCATCCTCTCGTCTACGCGTTGTTCATTTTTCTGTTCGTCATTTTCGTTTCCAATGCCGTCAATATCACCGACGGCCTGGACGGGTTGGCCATCACACCGTCCTTGTTCGTCATGGGCGTGCTTGGCGTGTTTGCTTACGTGCAGGGCAACACCATCTATTCCGCCTACCTTTTTTATCCTTATCTCAAAGGTGTGGGGGAACTTACGGTTTTCGGAGCGGCTTTCATCGGAGCGGGTTTGGGATTTCTTTGGTACAACGCCTATCCGGCCCAGATTTTCATGGGGGATACAGGATCTTTGGCCATCGGAGGGACGATGGCGGTCGTTTCGGTGCTGCTGAAACAGGAATTCCTCTTTCCCATTCTCGGGGGGCTTTTCGTTGCTGAAGCTTTAAGTAGTCAGATTCAGGACAAGATTGGGGTTCGATGGCTGGGGCGCCGTATTTTTTACAGAGCGCCTCTTCACCATGATTTGCAACACCGAGGGATCGCAGAAACCAAAGTGGTTATTCGACTTTGGATCATCTCCGGTCTTCTGGCCCTTGTGGCTTTAGCCACCCTAAAGATCCGCTGA
- the rpoZ gene encoding DNA-directed RNA polymerase subunit omega, translating to MARVTVEDCLKQVENRFALVHLAVRRVLQLRKGAPPLIDAPKNKEVVIALREIAAGKVTPQNILELEAQEDQTGELARRRRIASSSEEIQEVLEESAQSGSLEETMEEAVAEESRKQDEELD from the coding sequence ATGGCTCGCGTCACAGTAGAAGATTGCCTCAAACAAGTAGAAAATCGGTTCGCCTTGGTGCATTTGGCGGTCCGTCGCGTTCTTCAGCTTCGCAAAGGGGCGCCCCCCCTTATCGATGCCCCGAAAAACAAAGAAGTGGTCATCGCCCTTCGCGAGATTGCCGCCGGAAAAGTGACACCCCAGAACATTCTGGAACTTGAAGCTCAAGAAGACCAAACCGGTGAGCTTGCTCGGCGTCGTCGCATTGCTTCCAGTTCCGAAGAGATTCAGGAAGTCCTGGAAGAGTCGGCTCAGAGCGGGTCGTTGGAAGAGACCATGGAAGAGGCCGTAGCCGAGGAAAGTCGAAAACAGGACGAAGAGCTCGATTGA
- the groES gene encoding co-chaperone GroES, with protein sequence MKLRPLHDRVIVKRLEEEERTQGGIIIPDTAKEKPQQGKVLAVGKGKLLDKGDVVPLMVKEGDRVLFSKYAGTEVKVEGEELLIMREDDILAILD encoded by the coding sequence ATGAAGTTACGTCCACTGCATGACCGAGTGATCGTCAAACGTTTGGAGGAAGAGGAACGGACCCAAGGCGGTATCATCATCCCTGACACGGCCAAGGAAAAGCCTCAGCAAGGCAAGGTTTTGGCCGTGGGTAAAGGGAAGCTCTTGGACAAGGGCGATGTGGTTCCCTTGATGGTCAAGGAAGGTGACCGAGTGCTCTTTTCCAAGTATGCCGGCACGGAAGTCAAGGTGGAAGGCGAAGAGCTTCTCATTATGCGTGAAGACGACATTCTGGCCATTCTCGACTGA
- a CDS encoding PAS domain S-box protein — MRRWSLRTKIFAAIVGVTAVSLTITAGFLFRHATRLVRSKTIDELSTASATVAHFVEHNLEDALRQLETCAAPGLQKRSDTETNPEQGTDVSLKPSFLAVSRHLFHTFPWIVATAYRDTNGQILLSHGDERLLATSLEACEPLALFPKGCFIRAFEQADAGKVYVELGLSRIEGGSPWTFVVDMSSLTETAPVPQRLFNDLVVVLGKLGRADTLVVKSASWADKKLQEDLAVRLGQIFLGARKPDPGSITVEAQEILVAFSHLPKVRWPLAMAVPSSHAGLPSSALLSGVAWACSLSVLLSLVVAWLAASRLMQPLRRLQEAFHEFSQGHWNVQVPVTSGDEIAELTDGFNQGVVFLNTQHRKLKRFQTVVHHAQDAVVLCSSKGSFVYANPSAYEFFGFQRREDIVLTRLHDRVCTVDRERFENTVWPLMLQGPWEGEVHFCRQDGKVQVGWLRAGVVPEGTGEPNFVYAIIRDITDRKATEEALRTAEEYYRTLFRTSRDAIVVTDPSEIIVDVNEPAFPCIFGYTRQEILGRSIIDLMAEESRASTAPFPEATKEADRVTVKWRRKDGSLFQGEATLSTLKNAKDHWLGYVRVIRDVSEREGFLEKLERAYQDLKSLDELKDKFLAGVSHDLRTPLIPVRAFLEKLLQGKWGPLTPRQEEFLRYCLIGVSREMILVDELLDYTRLKSGKLTLRQERVDLQEVLRTSLFLLKILAQTNRLTIAVDIPLEPVPILGDYNKLLRIFHNLFSNAVKYNRPGGHVTVRGTWEGLERFRVAVEDTGIGIPQEDLRRIFDDFYRVDASGSVVRGSGIGLAVVKELVHLHNAQLDVQSTLGVGSIFAITFPVLGDSQNDRNQTSS; from the coding sequence ATGCGCCGGTGGTCTTTAAGGACGAAAATCTTTGCGGCCATCGTGGGCGTCACCGCGGTGAGCCTCACGATCACGGCCGGCTTTCTCTTTCGGCATGCAACCCGGTTGGTTCGGTCGAAAACCATCGACGAACTCTCCACGGCATCCGCTACCGTGGCTCATTTTGTGGAACATAATCTGGAAGACGCTTTGCGTCAGCTGGAAACATGCGCCGCGCCTGGCTTGCAAAAACGTTCAGATACAGAGACAAATCCTGAACAAGGCACAGATGTCTCCCTAAAGCCGTCGTTTTTGGCGGTTTCCCGTCATCTTTTTCACACTTTCCCCTGGATCGTGGCGACGGCGTATCGAGATACCAACGGACAAATCCTTCTCAGCCATGGTGATGAACGCCTTCTTGCGACGTCTTTAGAGGCATGCGAGCCTTTGGCTCTTTTTCCCAAAGGTTGTTTCATTCGAGCTTTTGAACAGGCGGATGCGGGAAAGGTGTATGTGGAGCTGGGGTTGAGCCGAATTGAAGGGGGGAGCCCTTGGACCTTTGTTGTGGATATGTCATCCTTGACGGAAACGGCTCCTGTGCCTCAAAGACTTTTCAACGACCTCGTGGTGGTTTTAGGCAAACTGGGCCGTGCCGACACCCTGGTGGTCAAGTCAGCATCATGGGCGGACAAGAAACTTCAAGAGGATTTGGCTGTGAGGCTCGGACAGATCTTTCTGGGCGCTCGAAAGCCGGATCCCGGTTCCATAACGGTTGAAGCCCAAGAAATCTTGGTGGCATTCAGCCACTTGCCCAAGGTTCGGTGGCCTCTTGCCATGGCCGTGCCCTCATCCCATGCCGGCCTTCCTTCCTCGGCCCTGCTTTCGGGTGTGGCCTGGGCTTGCTCCTTGAGTGTCCTGCTTTCCCTGGTGGTGGCCTGGCTTGCCGCTTCGCGCCTCATGCAACCTCTTCGACGTCTTCAGGAGGCTTTTCACGAATTCAGCCAAGGACATTGGAATGTTCAAGTGCCGGTGACGTCCGGGGACGAAATCGCCGAATTGACCGACGGGTTCAACCAAGGGGTGGTGTTTCTGAACACCCAGCACCGAAAGCTCAAGAGATTTCAAACCGTGGTGCATCATGCTCAGGATGCCGTGGTTCTGTGTTCTTCAAAAGGAAGCTTCGTTTATGCGAACCCCTCGGCTTACGAGTTTTTCGGTTTTCAACGTCGAGAAGACATCGTCCTCACGAGACTTCACGACCGAGTCTGCACCGTGGATCGAGAACGATTTGAAAACACCGTCTGGCCGCTCATGCTTCAAGGGCCATGGGAAGGGGAAGTCCATTTTTGTCGTCAGGATGGAAAAGTTCAGGTGGGATGGCTTCGAGCAGGAGTGGTTCCCGAAGGCACCGGTGAACCTAATTTTGTCTACGCCATCATTCGGGATATTACCGATCGAAAGGCGACGGAAGAAGCTTTGCGCACGGCTGAAGAATACTACCGAACCCTGTTTCGAACCAGCCGCGATGCCATTGTGGTGACCGATCCTTCAGAAATCATTGTGGATGTCAACGAGCCCGCTTTTCCCTGTATTTTCGGATACACACGCCAAGAAATTCTGGGGCGTTCCATCATTGATCTCATGGCCGAAGAATCCAGAGCTTCAACGGCGCCTTTTCCGGAGGCCACGAAAGAAGCAGACCGCGTTACCGTCAAATGGCGTCGCAAAGATGGATCCCTCTTTCAAGGCGAGGCCACCTTAAGCACCCTCAAAAATGCCAAGGATCATTGGCTCGGCTATGTGCGCGTGATTCGCGACGTTAGCGAACGAGAAGGCTTTTTGGAAAAATTGGAAAGGGCCTACCAGGATCTTAAGAGTTTGGATGAGTTGAAGGATAAGTTTTTGGCCGGAGTCAGTCACGATCTACGCACACCCCTCATTCCTGTAAGGGCTTTTCTCGAAAAGTTGCTTCAAGGCAAATGGGGACCGTTGACACCTAGGCAGGAAGAGTTCCTTCGTTACTGTTTGATCGGCGTGAGTCGAGAAATGATCCTTGTGGATGAATTGCTGGACTACACGCGACTGAAATCGGGAAAATTGACCCTGCGTCAAGAAAGGGTGGACCTACAGGAAGTTCTTCGAACAAGCCTTTTCCTTCTCAAAATCTTGGCCCAAACCAATCGCCTGACCATTGCCGTGGACATCCCTTTGGAGCCCGTTCCAATCCTGGGGGATTACAACAAGTTGCTGCGCATTTTTCATAATCTCTTTTCCAACGCGGTCAAATACAACCGACCGGGAGGCCATGTGACGGTTCGAGGCACGTGGGAAGGTCTTGAACGTTTTCGTGTGGCTGTGGAAGATACGGGGATCGGCATTCCCCAAGAAGATTTGCGGCGCATTTTTGACGACTTTTACCGCGTGGACGCAAGCGGATCGGTTGTGAGGGGTTCCGGTATCGGGTTGGCTGTGGTGAAGGAATTGGTGCATCTGCATAACGCCCAGCTGGATGTACAAAGCACCCTGGGTGTAGGAAGCATCTTTGCCATCACTTTTCCCGTGCTGGGGGATTCTCAGAATGACCGGAACCAGACATCGTCGTGA
- the dnaJ gene encoding molecular chaperone DnaJ, whose amino-acid sequence MASTRDYYEILGVSRNASEEEIKKAYRKLALQYHPDRNPGDKEAEERFKEAAEAYEVLRDPQKRQLYDQFGHEGLRGAGFQGFQGFEDIFSSFGDIFQEFFSFNFGTSQRPRTSARPGNDLLYELEISFEEAVFGTEKDLEIDTYRQCERCGGNGSEPGSSESTCPLCRGRGQVVQSQGFFRIATTCTRCHGAGRVITTPCRDCGGQGRLRCVKKVHVKVPPGVDSGTRLRLRGEGESGYRGGMAGDLYVRLKVRPHEIFERDGNDLYAKISVSFVQAILGDQVLLKTLDGEKIIKIEPGTQPGTVLKFHGEGVPSLRGYGRGDLFVQVDVTIPSKITPRQKELLQEFLAIEEEKAEKKGRKWPWTKRHQDKNRVAGEAAR is encoded by the coding sequence ATGGCATCGACCCGGGACTATTACGAGATCCTTGGTGTTTCTCGCAACGCCAGCGAAGAAGAAATCAAGAAGGCTTATCGAAAGCTGGCCCTTCAATACCACCCCGATCGCAATCCGGGGGACAAGGAAGCGGAGGAACGGTTCAAGGAAGCGGCGGAAGCTTACGAAGTGCTTCGAGATCCTCAAAAACGTCAATTATACGACCAATTCGGTCATGAAGGACTACGTGGGGCCGGCTTTCAAGGTTTTCAAGGATTTGAGGATATTTTCAGTTCCTTCGGGGACATCTTTCAGGAGTTTTTTTCCTTCAATTTTGGGACGTCTCAAAGGCCGAGAACCAGCGCTCGACCTGGAAACGATCTCCTTTACGAGCTGGAAATTTCCTTTGAAGAAGCTGTTTTTGGCACCGAAAAGGATTTGGAAATCGATACGTACCGGCAGTGCGAACGCTGCGGAGGCAACGGATCGGAGCCGGGATCTTCGGAAAGCACATGCCCCTTGTGTCGAGGGCGGGGACAGGTGGTGCAAAGTCAAGGGTTTTTCCGTATTGCCACCACATGCACGCGCTGCCATGGCGCCGGCCGTGTGATCACAACCCCTTGTCGCGATTGTGGCGGGCAAGGACGACTCCGATGCGTGAAAAAAGTGCATGTAAAAGTGCCGCCGGGTGTGGATTCCGGAACACGGCTCCGTTTGCGTGGTGAAGGCGAAAGCGGTTATCGCGGGGGTATGGCGGGGGATCTGTACGTGCGGCTGAAAGTACGGCCTCACGAAATTTTTGAACGGGACGGCAACGACCTCTATGCCAAGATCTCCGTCTCTTTCGTGCAAGCCATCCTGGGCGACCAGGTTCTCTTGAAGACTTTGGATGGCGAAAAGATCATCAAGATTGAACCGGGCACACAGCCCGGAACAGTGCTTAAGTTTCATGGGGAAGGGGTGCCTTCTCTTCGAGGTTACGGACGAGGCGACCTCTTTGTCCAAGTGGATGTCACCATTCCCTCCAAAATCACGCCCCGCCAAAAAGAGCTTCTTCAGGAATTTCTGGCCATTGAGGAAGAAAAGGCCGAAAAAAAAGGTCGTAAGTGGCCGTGGACCAAGCGACATCAAGACAAGAACCGAGTCGCAGGGGAAGCCGCCCGCTAA
- a CDS encoding UDP-glucose/GDP-mannose dehydrogenase family protein translates to MKIAVIGTGYVGLVSGTCFAEFGHQVSCIDIDIQKIQRLREGQVPIYEPGLQPMVEKNSAAGRLTFDFEFDPYIGEADVIFIAVGTPASRRGDGYADLSYVFEAARAIAPRLRDYTVVVNKSTVPVGTARQVARIIAQENPKADFDVASNPEFLREGAAIADFMRPDRVVLGVESPRAEERLRAIYRPLYLIETPFVITTIETAELIKYASNAFLATKISFINEMANLCEEVGADVHAVAKGMGLDGRIGKKFLHPGPGYGGSCFPKDTLALLRIAQEHGVACRIVEAVVEVNAAQKARMVRKIRAALGGSEAGKVIAVLGLAFKPETDDMREAPALTIIPALMEHGAIVRAHDPQAMKEAAKLLPEVIYCSSPYEACKGAHCVVLLTEWNEYRALDLPRLKSLLAEPVFVDLRNVYEPDQMKALGFRYDCVGRRVPESRNPGRH, encoded by the coding sequence ATGAAAATAGCGGTCATCGGGACGGGCTACGTGGGCTTGGTAAGCGGGACCTGTTTTGCGGAATTTGGACATCAGGTCTCCTGCATCGATATTGACATCCAGAAAATTCAGCGACTACGCGAAGGCCAGGTGCCCATCTACGAACCGGGGCTTCAACCCATGGTGGAAAAAAACAGCGCCGCCGGAAGGCTAACCTTTGACTTTGAGTTCGATCCCTATATCGGGGAGGCCGATGTGATCTTTATTGCCGTGGGTACTCCGGCTTCGCGTCGAGGCGACGGCTATGCGGATCTGAGCTATGTGTTCGAGGCAGCTCGAGCCATCGCCCCGCGCCTGAGGGATTACACCGTGGTGGTCAACAAAAGCACGGTGCCCGTGGGAACCGCTCGGCAAGTGGCACGCATCATTGCTCAGGAAAACCCCAAGGCCGATTTCGATGTGGCCAGTAATCCTGAGTTCTTGAGGGAAGGAGCGGCCATCGCTGATTTTATGCGCCCCGACAGGGTTGTTCTCGGCGTGGAAAGCCCTCGAGCCGAGGAAAGGCTTCGAGCCATCTATCGGCCGCTTTATCTGATTGAAACCCCTTTTGTGATCACCACCATTGAAACAGCGGAACTCATCAAATACGCTTCCAACGCCTTTTTGGCCACCAAGATCAGTTTCATTAATGAAATGGCCAACCTATGCGAAGAAGTGGGAGCCGACGTGCATGCCGTGGCCAAAGGCATGGGCCTGGACGGAAGGATCGGGAAAAAGTTCCTGCATCCCGGTCCCGGTTACGGTGGATCCTGTTTTCCAAAGGACACTTTGGCGCTTCTAAGAATTGCGCAGGAACATGGCGTGGCCTGTCGCATCGTAGAAGCGGTGGTGGAAGTCAACGCGGCGCAAAAAGCGCGTATGGTTCGAAAGATTCGTGCCGCTCTGGGCGGCTCGGAGGCAGGAAAAGTCATCGCGGTTCTGGGATTGGCCTTTAAACCGGAAACCGACGACATGCGAGAAGCCCCCGCCTTGACCATTATTCCGGCGCTCATGGAACACGGAGCCATCGTGCGTGCTCACGATCCCCAGGCCATGAAGGAAGCCGCCAAACTGCTTCCGGAAGTCATCTATTGTTCATCCCCATATGAGGCCTGCAAGGGAGCCCACTGTGTGGTTTTATTGACGGAGTGGAACGAGTATCGGGCTTTGGATCTGCCTCGCCTGAAGTCTCTTTTGGCCGAACCCGTTTTTGTGGATCTACGCAACGTGTATGAACCCGACCAGATGAAGGCTCTGGGATTCCGCTATGATTGCGTGGGCCGAAGAGTGCCGGAGTCAAGAAACCCTGGTAGGCATTGA
- a CDS encoding cob(I)yrinic acid a,c-diamide adenosyltransferase — MEIFTFSKKGDGGETSLLTGERVSKASLRPETYGTLDEASSVLGLAKALSTNDTVRHLVHTIQEDLILLGAQLACSAEERCKWKVENHHVHRLEQWIEDLQREVPLPRHFVLPGTNAVSAALDMARTVVRRAERRAAGMKEAGMLEDPLVQAYLNRLADLLFTLARYAEKHP, encoded by the coding sequence GTGGAAATTTTTACATTTTCCAAGAAAGGCGACGGTGGAGAGACAAGCCTGTTGACCGGGGAAAGGGTTTCCAAGGCAAGTCTAAGACCAGAGACCTACGGCACCTTGGATGAGGCCAGTTCCGTTTTGGGACTGGCCAAGGCTTTGAGCACCAATGACACGGTGCGCCATCTGGTGCACACCATTCAGGAGGATTTGATCCTTCTTGGAGCTCAACTGGCCTGCAGCGCCGAAGAACGCTGTAAGTGGAAGGTGGAAAACCACCATGTGCATCGGCTGGAACAATGGATCGAAGACCTGCAGCGAGAAGTGCCTCTTCCGCGGCATTTCGTGCTGCCAGGAACCAACGCCGTCAGCGCCGCTCTGGACATGGCGCGGACCGTTGTGCGGCGCGCCGAACGCCGTGCAGCAGGCATGAAGGAAGCCGGCATGCTGGAAGACCCGCTCGTCCAGGCTTACCTGAACCGCTTGGCCGACCTGTTGTTCACCTTGGCCCGATACGCCGAAAAACATCCTTGA